From one Solanum stenotomum isolate F172 chromosome 12, ASM1918654v1, whole genome shotgun sequence genomic stretch:
- the LOC125848399 gene encoding berberine bridge enzyme-like 22: protein MGSLQIFSVLFFSLFLAKCCYSKEEYFVQCLSKYSETNITQNIYTPGSPIYSSILEYAQKNPRWLNSSHPNFIASPKEESEIRPVILCSKKTGLQIKIKSGGHDYEGISYRSESPFVMLDLSNLNKIKIDLKEETIWVQTGATLGQLYYAIAKKSKVHAFPAGVCFSVGTGGIISGGGLGALMRKFGLAADNVVDARVMDANGKILDRKMNEDLFWAIRGGGGASFGVILAWKLKLVRVPEKVTVFTIRRELEGNLTLLRKWENIAHQLPEDLFVRAFVQKGVFSAGNDTKNHVGFYFQGQYIGPVDGLIPLLNQYFPEFNLERKDCFKENITADAEKECFEVPWIRSVLYFSWRNPNDSLEVLLEKSIPTHKDYHKGTSDFVKTPIPESGWEMIEKLFREEERPQMVFEPFGGKMYEMSASEIPFPHRKGNLYNIQYFVSWDDNSESISSQKIGWIRKLYKEMEPYVAKSPRTAYLNYRDFGLGINQEDYSYSKAKIWGEKYFKGNFERLAKVKSKLDPKNFFRSEQSVTPYQLSY, encoded by the coding sequence atggGTAGCCTTCAAATTTTCTCTGTTCTGTTCTTTTCACTCTTTTTGGCAAAATGTTGTTACTCCAAAGAAGAATATTTTGTCCAGTGTCTTTCTAAATATTCTGAAACAAACATTACACAAAACATTTACACCCCAGGCTCCCCAATTTATTCATCTATCCTGGAATATGCCCAAAAAAATCCCAGATGGTTGAATTCTTCTCATCCCAATTTCATTGCTTCCCCTAAAGAAGAATCAGAAATCAGGCCTGTCATTCTTTGTAGTAAAAAAACAGGCCTACAAATCAAGATCAAAAGCGGTGGTCACGACTATGAAGGCATATCTTATCGCTCTGAATCCCCTTTTGTTATGCTTGATTTAAGCAATCTTAACAAAATCAAGATTGATTTAAAGGAAGAAACAATTTGGGTTCAAACAGGGGCGACCCTCGGCCAGCTTTACTATGCAATTGCCAAGAAAAGTAAAGTTCATGCATTTCCAGCCGGTGTCTGCTTCAGTGTTGGCACTGGTGGAATCATCAGTGGTGGTGGGCTCGGTGCATTGATGAGGAAATTCGGCCTTGCAGCTGATAACGTTGTAGATGCACGTGTGATGGATGCGAATGGAAAAATTCTTGACAGAAAGATGAATGAAGATTTGTTTTGGGCGATAAGAGGAGGTGGGGGAGCAAGTTTCGGTGTTATTCTAGCATGGAAACTAAAATTGGTTCGTGTTCCTGAAAAGGTTACTGTTTTCACGATTCGTAGGGAGTTAGAGGGTAACCTAACTCTCCTCCGAAAATGGGAAAACATAGCACATCAACTCCCTGAAGATTTGTTTGTCAGGGCGTTTGTTCAAAAAGGCGTATTTTCAGCAGGAAATGATACCAAAAACCATGTGGGATTCTATTTCCAGGGGCAATATATTGGGCCTGTTGACGGATTAATTCCTCTGCTCAATCAATACTTCCCTGAGTTTAATTTGGAGCGAAAAGATTGCTTCAAAGAGAATATTACTGCTGATGCAGAGAAAGAATGCTTCGAAGTTCCCTGGATCAGATCAGTGTTGTATTTCTCTTGGAGAAACCCAAATGATTCACTTGAAGTTTTGCTAGAAAAGAGTATTCCAACACACAAGGATTATCACAAAGGAACATCTGATTTCGTGAAGACTCCAATCCCAGAAAGTGGTTGGGAAATGATAGAAAAATTGTTTCGGGAAGAAGAAAGACCTCAGATGGTTTTTGAGCCATTTGGTGGAAAAATGTATGAAATGTCTGCATCTGAAATTCCATTTCCTCATAGAAAGgggaatttgtataatattcaGTACTTTGTGAGCTGGGACGATAACAGTGAGAGCATATCAAGCCAGAAAATAGGATGGATAAGGAAATTGTACAAGGAAATGGAGCCATATGTTGCAAAATCTCCAAGAACTGCTTATCTGAATTACAGGGACTTTGGTTTGGGAATAAATCAGGAGGATTATAGCTATTCCAAGGCCAAAATATGGGGTGAAAAGTATTTCAAAGGCAATTTTGAGAGGCTGGCTAAAGTGAAGAGTAAACTAGATCCCAAAAATTTCTTTAGAAGTGAACAAAGTGTAACTCCTTATCAGTTGTCATATTGA
- the LOC125848781 gene encoding berberine bridge enzyme-like 22, translated as MRSYQILSVLFFLLFLVKCYSKKEGFLHCLTKYSQKNVTKNIYSPNSPTYLSILEYAQKNPRWFNSSHPIFIASPKKESEIRLVILCSKKIGLEITIKSGGHDYEGISYRSESPFVMLDLSNLDKIKINLKEETVWVQTGATIGQLYYAIAKKSKVHGFPGGVCFSVGTGGMISGGGLGALMRKFGLAADNVVDARVMDVRGKILDREKNKDLFWAIRGGGGASFGVILAWKLKLVRVPEKLTVFTIRRKLEGNQNLLQKWENISHQLPEDLFIRAVVQNRRTSEGNVTKKYVEFYFQAQYVGPVDELIPLLKQYFPEFNLEQKDCFQENTTAQAEKECHEVPWIGSVLHLFFRKPNDSPKVLLEKRIPTRKNFNKGTSDFVKTPIPDSGWEMIERLLLEEERVQMIMEPLGGKLDNISESEIPFPHRKGNLYTIQYLVNWGDNSESISSQKIAWLRKLYKEMEPYVAKSPRTAYLNYRDFGLGTNEEDYSYSKAKIWGEKYFKGNFERLAKVKRKVDPKNFFRSEQSVPPYHLSH; from the coding sequence atgagaagctATCAGATTCTCTctgttttattctttttactCTTTTTGGTAAAATGTTACTCCAAAAAAGAAGGTTTTCTTCATTGTCTTACCAAATACTCCCAAAAAAATGTTACGAAAAACATTTACTCCCCAAATTCTCCAACTTATTTATCTATCCTGGAATATGCCCAGAAAAACCCCAGATGGTTCAATTCTTCACATCCCATTTTCATTGCATCCCCTAAGAAAGAATCAGAAATCAGGCTTGTCATTCTTTGTAGTAAGAAAATAGGGCTAGAAATCACAATCAAGAGCGGTGGTCACGACTATGAAGGCATATCTTATCGCTCTGAATCCCCTTTTGTTATGCTTGATTTAAGCAATCTTGACAAAATCAAGATTAATTTAAAGGAAGAAACGGTTTGGGTTCAAACAGGGGCAACCATCGGCCAGCTTTACTATGCAATTGCCAAGAAAAGTAAAGTTCACGGATTTCCAGGCGGTGTATGCTTCAGTGTTGGCACTGGTGGAATGATCAGTGGTGGTGGGCTCGGTGCATTGATGAGGAAATTCGGCCTGGCAGCTGATAACGTTGTAGACGCTCGTGTAATGGATGTTAGAGGAAAAATTCTTGACAGAGAGAAAAACAAAGATTTGTTTTGGGCGATAAGAGGAGGTGGAGGGGCAAGTTTCGGCGTAATTCTAGCATGGAAACTAAAATTGGTTCGTGTTCCTGAAAAGCTTACTGTTTTCACTATTCGTAGGAAATTAGAGGGTAACCAAAATCTCCTCCAAAAATGGGAAAACATATCACATCAACTCCCTGAAGATTTGTTCATTAGAGCTGTTGTTCAAAATCGCAGAACATCAGAAGGAAATGTTACTAAAAAGTATGTTGAATTCTATTTTCAAGCACAATATGTTGGTCCTGTTGACGAATTAATTCCTCTCCTGAAACAATACTTCCCTGAGTTTAATTTGGAGCAAAAAGATTGCTTCCAAGAGAATACTACTGCTCAAGCAGAGAAAGAATGTCACGAAGTCCCCTGGATCGGATCAGTCTTACATTTATTTTTCAGAAAACCAAATGATTCACCTAAAGTTTTGCTAGAAAAGAGAATTCCAACACggaaaaatttcaacaaaggGACATCTGATTTTGTGAAGACTCCAATTCCGGATAGTGGTTGGGAAATGATAGAAAGACTGCTTttggaagaagaaagagttcaGATGATAATGGAGCCATTAGGTGGAAAATTAGATAACATATCAGAATCGGAAATTCCATTCCCTCATAGAAAGGGAAATTTGTATACTATTCAGTACTTGGTGAACTGGGGCGATAACAGCGAGAGTATATCAAGCCAGAAGATAGCATGGTTGAGGAAACTTTACAAGGAAATGGAGCCATATGTTGCAAAATCTCCGAGAACGGCTTACCTGAATTACAGGGACTTTGGTTTAGGTACAAATGAAGAGGATTACAGTTATTCCAAGGCCAAAATATGGGGTGAAAAGTATTTCAAGGGCAATTTTGAGAGGCTGGCTAAAGTGAAGAGGAAGGTGGATCCAAAAAATTTCTTTAGAAGTGAACAAAGTGTACCACCTTACCATTTATCGCACTGA
- the LOC125848177 gene encoding berberine bridge enzyme-like 22: MGNFQLLFVLILSFFLSQFYAQESFLHCISSQFSESNITGVLIYAPKSPAYSSIIEHAQKNPRWLNSSSAHPLLIIVPRKENELKPLILCSKMFDFQIRVLGGGHDYEGLSFRAESRFIMIDMSNLNEIDIDLEEEVAWIQTGATLGQLYYEIAKKSRVHAFPGGICYTTGSGGLISGGGLGSLMRKFGLAADNVVDARVMDVNGRILDRKLMGEDFFWAIRGGGGSSFGIILAWKLKLVHVPEKVSVFRVHRMLEGNTINLLQQWQHTSYLLPKEFFLRMIMQNDGERNEKKVKVTFEGLFLGTVNELIPIVSDKFPEFNLEHKDFFQEPVINCTERPCLKKECHEVPWIGSVLFLYNKEVDESLEVLLDNSVPVYKNYFKGTSDFVKTPIPDKGWKMIERLFLEEDRPMIIVEPLGGRIDEFSESELPFPHRKGNLYNIQHLVNWNDNSENVSSKKIGWMRKFYKEMEPFVANSPRTAYTNYRDLDFGTNQQDYSYSKAKIWGEKYFKGNFERLAKVKSMVDPENFFRYQQSIPPFATPGLMNLIEEAWPSTYIPSELQVF; the protein is encoded by the coding sequence ATGGGGAACTTTCAACTTCTCTTTGTTCTTATATTATCATTCTTTTTGTCACAATTTTATGCCCAAGAATCCTTTCTCCACTGTATTTCTAGTCAATTTTCTGAAAGTAACATCACAGGAGTACTTATATATGCTCCAAAATCACCAGCATATTCATCGATTATCGAACATGCCCAGAAAAATCCAAGATGGTTGAATTCTTCATCAGCACATCCGCTTTTAATTATTGTCCCTcgtaaagaaaatgaacttaaaCCTCTCATTCTTTGCAGCAAAATGTTTGACTTTCAAATTAGAGTGTTAGGTGGTGGTCATGACTATGAAGGTCTCTCTTTTCGTGCTGAATCGCGATTTATCATGATTGATATGAGTAATCTTAATGAGATCGATATAGATTTAGAGGAAGAAGTGGCCTGGATTCAAACAGGGGCAACATTGGGACAATTATACTATGAAATTGCAAAGAAAAGCAGAGTACATGCATTTCCAGGAGGTATATGTTATACTACTGGCAGTGGTGGGCTAATTAGTGGTGGAGGATTAGGTTCTTTGATGAGGAAATTCGGGCTTGCAGCAGATAATGTTGTCGATGCTCGTGTAATGGATGTTAATGGAAGAATTCTTGACAGAAAATTAATGGGAGAAGACTTTTTTTGGGCCATAAGAGGAGGTGGAGGTTCAAGTTTTGGGATCATTCTTGCTTGGAAACTCAAGCTGGTTCATGTCCCTGAGAAGGTTTCTGTTTTCAGGGTTCATCGAATGCTCGAGGGAAATACTATAAATCTCCTCCAGCAATGGCAACATACATCATATTTACTACCTAAAGAGTTCTTCCTCAGAATGATAATGCAAAATGATGGAGAAAGAAACGAAAAGAAAGTCAAAGTCACATTTGAAGGACTATTTCTTGGGACAGTTAATGAGTTAATTCCTATTGTTAGTGATAAATTTCCGGAGTTTAATTTGGAACACAAAGATTTCTTCCAAGAACCAGTGATAAATTGCACTGAGAGACCTTGTTTGAAGAAAGAATGTCATGAAGTTCCCTGGATCGGGTCGGTCTTGTTTTTGTACAACAAAGAAGTTGATGAATCACTTGAGGTCCTTCTGGATAACAGTGTTCCTGTATATAAAAATTACTTCAAGGGAACATCTGATTTTGTGAAGACTCCGATTCCTGATAAGGGTTGGAAAATGATTGAAAGATTGTTTCTTGAAGAGGACAGGCCTATGATAATAGTAGAACCATTGGGTGGAAGGATAGATGAATTTTCAGAATCTGAACTTCCTTTCCCTCACAGAAAGGGAAATTTGTACAACATTCAGCACTTAGTGAATTGGAACGATAACAGTGAGAACGTATCGAGCAAAAAGATTGGATGGATGAGAAAATTTTACAAGGAAATGGAGCCATTTGTTGCCAATTCTCCCAGGACTGCCTATACCAATTACAGGGATCTTGATTTTGGGACTAACCAACAAGACTATAGCTATTCGAAGGCCAAAATCTGGGGTGAAAAGTATTTCAAAGGCAACTTTGAGAGGTTAGCTAAAGTGAAGAGTATGGTTGATCCGGAGAACTTTTTCAGATACCAGCAAAGCATTCCACCTTTTGCTACTCCAGGACTGATGAATTTAATCGAAGAAGCATGGCCAAGCACTTACATTCCATCCGAATTACAGGTATTCTGA
- the LOC125848116 gene encoding coniferyl alcohol acyltransferase-like: MGAKKDFKVKLIKTEVVAAMLPMQEHWLSQSNLDLLLPPVDVGVFLCYQNPITSGILPKIWSFDSMVNVLKVSLCETLVSYYAFAGELVQNLAGEPEILCNNAGVDFIEAWADVELKEINFYNPDESIEANLVPKKKHGVLAVQVTELKCGGVVVGCTFDHRVADAYSFNMFLVSWAELALSKPLSQLPSFKRSFLYPRCPSVYDPVIDTMYLPISALKQENTNIDHDDDQVISRIYYVKAEEIRRLQSLANCNNTKFTKLETFSAFLWKTIASDTNKNFRLGIVVNGRSRLSNGDEEQAKILKGYFGNVLSIPFGEKRVEDLKEKSLCWVARAVHEFLERAVNKEHFLGLINWVENHRPEPALARIYATDEDTPALVVSSGKQFPVRKIEFGWGEALFGSYHFPWEGKSGYVMPMLSPKGNGDWIVYMHMLKGQIDLVEAIASNVFKPLTADYLNLK; the protein is encoded by the exons ATGGGTGCCAAAAAGGACTTCAAAGTGAAGTTGATCAAAACAGAGGTGGTAGCAGCAATGTTGCCAATGCAAGAGCATTGGCTATCACAGTCCAATCTTGATTTGCTTTTACCTCCAGTGGATGTTGGAGTATTCTTATGTTATCAAAATCCTATTACCTCTGGGATATTGCCAAAAATTTGGTCATTTGATTCAATGGTCAATGTTCTTAAGGTGTCTTTGTGTGAGACTTTGGTTTCATACTATGCATTTGCTGGAGAGTTAGTTCAGAACCTTGCTGGAGAACCCGAAATTCTATGTAACAATGCTGGAGTGGATTTCATAGAAGCTTGGGCAGATGTAGAGCTTAAAGAGATCAACTTTTATAATCCGGATGAAAGCATAGAAGCCAACCTTGTACCAAAGAAGAAGCATGGTGTACTAGCTGTTCAG GTTACAGAACTCAAATGTGGAGGAGTAGTGGTGGGTTGTACATTTGATCATAGAGTTGCTGATGCTTACTCATTCAACATGTTTCTTGTATCATGGGCTGAGTTAGCTCTGTCCAAACCACTCTCTCAGCTACCATCTTTCAAACGATCTTTTCTTTATCCGCGGTGTCCCTCTGTCTATGATCCTGTAATTGATACCATGTACTTACCTATCTCAGCCCTAAAACAGGAAAACACAAATATTGATCATGATGATGATCAAGTTATAAGTAGAATTTACTATGTTAAGGCCGAAGAAATCAGGCGCCTCCAATCACTAGCCAATTGTAACAACACAAAGTTTACTAAACTCGAAACATTCAGCGCTTTCCTATGGAAAACTATAGCCAGTGATACTAATAAGAACTTCAGGCTTGGAATTGTGGTTAATGGAAGAAGTAGATTAAGCAACGGAGATGAAGAACAAGCCAAGATACTAAAAGGGTATTTTGGGAATGTTCTTTCCATCCCATTTGGCGAAAAGAGAGTTGAGGACTTAAAAGAGAAATCATTGTGTTGGGTGGCACGTGCAGTGCATGAGTTTCTTGAACGTGCAGTGAATAAAGAACATTTTCTTGGGTTAATAAATTGGGTTGAGAATCATCGTCCGGAGCCAGCTCTAGCAAGAATTTACGCCACGGATGAAGATACACCCGCGTTGGTGGTGTCATCCGGGAAGCAATTTCCGGTGAGGAAGATTGAGTTTGGATGGGGAGAGGCGTTATTTGGTTCGTACCACTTTCCATGGGAAGGAAAATCAGGTTATGTGATGCCAATGCTAAGTCCAAAAGGAAATGGAGATTGGATTGTTTACATGCATATGTTGAAAGGCCAAATCGATTTGGTTGAGGCTATTGCGTCAAATGTGTTCAAGCCCCTCACTGCCGATTATCTCAATTtgaagtaa